One Periplaneta americana isolate PAMFEO1 chromosome 8, P.americana_PAMFEO1_priV1, whole genome shotgun sequence genomic region harbors:
- the LOC138705170 gene encoding zinc finger protein 227-like isoform X1 has protein sequence MDHLINYGNKPIASSESIVVKQEEELVAVYLPVVKCEVSEDDSSERESSKYDNPLIKNKNVPANNSRAGLIKSETLEEPCDLPEVKEEMKDEDTLEPHDALSLCVTEYAQEDCSSSEDENNDNSGQIVEKKHFSSSNSDNIICSDVFSQRTNNIHNNGEESYTCKTCNKVFTIRVKFLKHMRIHTDEKIKNKVPPKGIERSHTNASGNALNDRRFICDVCGRTFAQSSHFIIHSRIHTGERPFRCDICGKGFISRSRLKYHCRSHTGERPYVCNICGKGFTRGQGLVNHSRTHNGEKPYKCNICEKRFAHGGTLSTHIRTHSLEQPFKCDVCGKGFALRKSLAKHNRIHTGEKPYTCDVCGRGFTQRSGIVSHSRTHSGEKPFKCEFCGKTFTFSGALVEHRRIHTGEKPFKCEVCDKRFSQRKSLVHHFRLHTGEKPYKCNFCEKAFAQRTGLLSHTRTHERKCDIPVKEFQIG, from the exons GATGACAGTTCTGAACGTGAATCCTCAAAGTATGACAACCcactaattaaaaataagaatgtgCCAGCAAATAATAGTAGAGCGGGATTAATAAAGAGTGAAACTCTG GAGGAGCCGTGTGACTTGCCTGAAGTAAAGGAGGAAATGAAGGATGAAGATACATTGGAACCCCATGATGCATTGTCACTTTG TGTCACTGAATATGCACAAGAAGACTGCAGTTCCTCAGAAGACGAAAATAATGATAACTCTGGTCAGATAGTGGAAAAGAAACACTTCTCGTCTTCAAATTCTGATAACATTATTTGCAGTGACGTCTTTTCTCAGCGAACAAACAATATTCACAATAATGGAGAAGAATCATACACGTGCAAGACTTGCAATAAAGTTTTCACAATACGTGTTAAGTTTTTAAAGCACATGCGCATTCACACTGACgaaaaaattaagaacaaagtTCCTCCTAAGGGAATAGAACGATCACATACAAATGCAAGTGGCAATGCCTTGAATGACAGACGCTTTATTTGTGATGTTTGCGGTAGAACTTTCGCACAGTCTTCACACTTTATTATTCATAGTAGAATTCATACTGGTGAAAGACCCTTTAGATGTGATATTTGTGGTAAGGGCTTCATAAGTCGTTCACGTTTGAAGTATCATTGTCGTTCTCATACTGGCGAGAGACCGTATGTGTGCAATATTTGTGGGAAAGGGTTTACTCGTGGGCAAGGACTGGTGAATCACAGTCGAACGCACAACGGCGAAAAAccttacaaatgtaatatttgcGAAAAAAGATTCGCACATGGTGGAACGCTCTCAACACACATTCGTACTCATAGTTTAGAACAGCCGTTCAAATGTGATGTGTGTGGGAAAGGATTTGCATTACGTAAATCACTTGCGAAGCATAATCGTATTCACACCGGGGAGAAACCTTACACTTGCGATGTCTGTGGTAGGGGATTCACTCAACGTTCTGGTATCGTGTCGCATAGTCGAACCCATTCAGGTgagaaaccttttaaatgtgaGTTTTGTGGAAAGACTTTTACGTTCAGCGGAGCACTAGTGGAGCATCGTCGTATACATACCGGGGAAAAGCCTTTTAAGTGCGAAGTTTGTGATAAACGTTTTTCGCAAAGAAAATCTTTGGTGCATCATTTTCGTCTGCATACTGGGGAGAAACCATATAAATGTAACTTTTGTGAAAAGGCGTTTGCACAGCGTACGGGTCTTCTATCACACACTCGTACTCATGAACGGAAATGCGATATTCCTGTCAAAGAATTTCAAATAGGTTGA
- the LOC138705170 gene encoding zinc finger protein 227-like isoform X2 has translation MDHLINYGNKPIASSESIVVKQEEELVAVYLPVVKCEVSEEEPCDLPEVKEEMKDEDTLEPHDALSLCVTEYAQEDCSSSEDENNDNSGQIVEKKHFSSSNSDNIICSDVFSQRTNNIHNNGEESYTCKTCNKVFTIRVKFLKHMRIHTDEKIKNKVPPKGIERSHTNASGNALNDRRFICDVCGRTFAQSSHFIIHSRIHTGERPFRCDICGKGFISRSRLKYHCRSHTGERPYVCNICGKGFTRGQGLVNHSRTHNGEKPYKCNICEKRFAHGGTLSTHIRTHSLEQPFKCDVCGKGFALRKSLAKHNRIHTGEKPYTCDVCGRGFTQRSGIVSHSRTHSGEKPFKCEFCGKTFTFSGALVEHRRIHTGEKPFKCEVCDKRFSQRKSLVHHFRLHTGEKPYKCNFCEKAFAQRTGLLSHTRTHERKCDIPVKEFQIG, from the exons GAGGAGCCGTGTGACTTGCCTGAAGTAAAGGAGGAAATGAAGGATGAAGATACATTGGAACCCCATGATGCATTGTCACTTTG TGTCACTGAATATGCACAAGAAGACTGCAGTTCCTCAGAAGACGAAAATAATGATAACTCTGGTCAGATAGTGGAAAAGAAACACTTCTCGTCTTCAAATTCTGATAACATTATTTGCAGTGACGTCTTTTCTCAGCGAACAAACAATATTCACAATAATGGAGAAGAATCATACACGTGCAAGACTTGCAATAAAGTTTTCACAATACGTGTTAAGTTTTTAAAGCACATGCGCATTCACACTGACgaaaaaattaagaacaaagtTCCTCCTAAGGGAATAGAACGATCACATACAAATGCAAGTGGCAATGCCTTGAATGACAGACGCTTTATTTGTGATGTTTGCGGTAGAACTTTCGCACAGTCTTCACACTTTATTATTCATAGTAGAATTCATACTGGTGAAAGACCCTTTAGATGTGATATTTGTGGTAAGGGCTTCATAAGTCGTTCACGTTTGAAGTATCATTGTCGTTCTCATACTGGCGAGAGACCGTATGTGTGCAATATTTGTGGGAAAGGGTTTACTCGTGGGCAAGGACTGGTGAATCACAGTCGAACGCACAACGGCGAAAAAccttacaaatgtaatatttgcGAAAAAAGATTCGCACATGGTGGAACGCTCTCAACACACATTCGTACTCATAGTTTAGAACAGCCGTTCAAATGTGATGTGTGTGGGAAAGGATTTGCATTACGTAAATCACTTGCGAAGCATAATCGTATTCACACCGGGGAGAAACCTTACACTTGCGATGTCTGTGGTAGGGGATTCACTCAACGTTCTGGTATCGTGTCGCATAGTCGAACCCATTCAGGTgagaaaccttttaaatgtgaGTTTTGTGGAAAGACTTTTACGTTCAGCGGAGCACTAGTGGAGCATCGTCGTATACATACCGGGGAAAAGCCTTTTAAGTGCGAAGTTTGTGATAAACGTTTTTCGCAAAGAAAATCTTTGGTGCATCATTTTCGTCTGCATACTGGGGAGAAACCATATAAATGTAACTTTTGTGAAAAGGCGTTTGCACAGCGTACGGGTCTTCTATCACACACTCGTACTCATGAACGGAAATGCGATATTCCTGTCAAAGAATTTCAAATAGGTTGA
- the LOC138705170 gene encoding zinc finger protein 227-like isoform X6, protein MKDEDTLEPHDALSLCVTEYAQEDCSSSEDENNDNSGQIVEKKHFSSSNSDNIICSDVFSQRTNNIHNNGEESYTCKTCNKVFTIRVKFLKHMRIHTDEKIKNKVPPKGIERSHTNASGNALNDRRFICDVCGRTFAQSSHFIIHSRIHTGERPFRCDICGKGFISRSRLKYHCRSHTGERPYVCNICGKGFTRGQGLVNHSRTHNGEKPYKCNICEKRFAHGGTLSTHIRTHSLEQPFKCDVCGKGFALRKSLAKHNRIHTGEKPYTCDVCGRGFTQRSGIVSHSRTHSGEKPFKCEFCGKTFTFSGALVEHRRIHTGEKPFKCEVCDKRFSQRKSLVHHFRLHTGEKPYKCNFCEKAFAQRTGLLSHTRTHERKCDIPVKEFQIG, encoded by the exons ATGAAGGATGAAGATACATTGGAACCCCATGATGCATTGTCACTTTG TGTCACTGAATATGCACAAGAAGACTGCAGTTCCTCAGAAGACGAAAATAATGATAACTCTGGTCAGATAGTGGAAAAGAAACACTTCTCGTCTTCAAATTCTGATAACATTATTTGCAGTGACGTCTTTTCTCAGCGAACAAACAATATTCACAATAATGGAGAAGAATCATACACGTGCAAGACTTGCAATAAAGTTTTCACAATACGTGTTAAGTTTTTAAAGCACATGCGCATTCACACTGACgaaaaaattaagaacaaagtTCCTCCTAAGGGAATAGAACGATCACATACAAATGCAAGTGGCAATGCCTTGAATGACAGACGCTTTATTTGTGATGTTTGCGGTAGAACTTTCGCACAGTCTTCACACTTTATTATTCATAGTAGAATTCATACTGGTGAAAGACCCTTTAGATGTGATATTTGTGGTAAGGGCTTCATAAGTCGTTCACGTTTGAAGTATCATTGTCGTTCTCATACTGGCGAGAGACCGTATGTGTGCAATATTTGTGGGAAAGGGTTTACTCGTGGGCAAGGACTGGTGAATCACAGTCGAACGCACAACGGCGAAAAAccttacaaatgtaatatttgcGAAAAAAGATTCGCACATGGTGGAACGCTCTCAACACACATTCGTACTCATAGTTTAGAACAGCCGTTCAAATGTGATGTGTGTGGGAAAGGATTTGCATTACGTAAATCACTTGCGAAGCATAATCGTATTCACACCGGGGAGAAACCTTACACTTGCGATGTCTGTGGTAGGGGATTCACTCAACGTTCTGGTATCGTGTCGCATAGTCGAACCCATTCAGGTgagaaaccttttaaatgtgaGTTTTGTGGAAAGACTTTTACGTTCAGCGGAGCACTAGTGGAGCATCGTCGTATACATACCGGGGAAAAGCCTTTTAAGTGCGAAGTTTGTGATAAACGTTTTTCGCAAAGAAAATCTTTGGTGCATCATTTTCGTCTGCATACTGGGGAGAAACCATATAAATGTAACTTTTGTGAAAAGGCGTTTGCACAGCGTACGGGTCTTCTATCACACACTCGTACTCATGAACGGAAATGCGATATTCCTGTCAAAGAATTTCAAATAGGTTGA